A stretch of the Actinoalloteichus fjordicus genome encodes the following:
- a CDS encoding ectoine synthase, with protein sequence MIVRSLGEIEDTERDVKTPNWRSKRIVLAKEGVGFSVHETTIYAGTVNDFWYANHVEAVFVVEGRGELTDKETGKVHPLAPGTLYLLDGNERHQVRAETDIKTVCVFNPPVTGAEVHDADGVYPLIVETA encoded by the coding sequence GTGATCGTTCGTTCGCTAGGTGAGATCGAGGACACGGAGCGGGACGTCAAGACGCCCAACTGGCGCAGCAAGCGCATCGTCCTCGCGAAGGAGGGCGTGGGCTTCTCGGTTCACGAGACCACCATCTACGCGGGCACGGTGAACGACTTCTGGTACGCCAACCACGTCGAGGCGGTCTTCGTCGTCGAGGGGCGTGGCGAGCTGACGGACAAGGAGACCGGCAAGGTCCATCCGCTGGCTCCCGGCACGCTGTACCTGCTTGACGGCAACGAACGGCACCAGGTTCGCGCCGAGACCGACATCAAGACGGTGTGCGTGTTCAACCCGCCGGTCACCGGCGCGGAGGTGCACGACGCCGACGGCGTCTATCCGCTGATCGTCGAGACCGCCTGA
- the thpD gene encoding ectoine hydroxylase: MTVVDVETGDLYPTRVGAEPSLVRRQDPVVWPGVQSGPIDRQTLASYDEKGFLTVDGLLTPAEVQEFWQELQRLSNDAEVKADERTIVEKASDEVRSIFEVHKISEAIGRLAADERVLDRARQIVGSDVYIHQSRVNFMPGYKGKGFYWHSDFETWHAEDGMPRMRAVSMSIALTDNYPFNGGLMLMPGAHRTFVSCVGATPENNYKASLTEQEIGVPDENSITKLAAEHGIEQFTGSAGSALMFDSNSMHGSGNNITPFPRSNIFLVFNSVENRLHDPYGAAAPRPTFIADRNFIPVQR, from the coding sequence ATGACTGTCGTCGACGTCGAGACCGGGGATCTCTATCCCACCCGAGTGGGTGCCGAGCCGTCACTCGTCCGCCGCCAGGACCCGGTGGTGTGGCCGGGCGTGCAGTCCGGCCCGATCGACCGCCAGACCTTGGCGAGCTACGACGAGAAGGGCTTCCTCACGGTCGACGGCCTGCTCACGCCCGCCGAGGTGCAGGAGTTCTGGCAGGAGCTCCAGCGGCTCTCCAACGACGCCGAGGTCAAGGCGGACGAGCGGACCATCGTGGAGAAGGCCTCCGACGAGGTCCGGTCCATCTTCGAGGTGCACAAGATCAGCGAGGCGATCGGCAGGCTCGCCGCCGATGAGCGGGTGCTCGATCGAGCCAGGCAGATCGTCGGCTCCGATGTCTACATCCATCAGAGCCGGGTGAACTTCATGCCCGGGTACAAGGGCAAGGGCTTCTACTGGCACTCGGACTTCGAGACCTGGCACGCCGAGGACGGGATGCCCCGGATGCGCGCGGTGAGCATGTCCATCGCGCTCACCGACAACTACCCGTTCAACGGCGGGCTGATGCTCATGCCGGGTGCGCATCGGACCTTCGTGTCCTGCGTCGGCGCGACGCCGGAGAACAACTACAAGGCCTCGCTCACGGAGCAGGAGATCGGTGTTCCTGACGAGAACAGCATCACCAAGCTGGCGGCCGAACACGGCATCGAGCAGTTCACCGGCTCGGCGGGCTCGGCGTTGATGTTCGACTCGAACTCGATGCACGGCTCGGGCAACAACATCACTCCGTTCCCCCGCTCGAACATCTTCCTGGTGTTCAACAGCGTGGAGAACCGGCTGCACGATCCTTATGGGGCCGCCGCGCCTCGGCCGACCTTCATCGCGGACCGGAACTTCATCCCGGTCCAGCGCTGA
- a CDS encoding ADP-ribosylglycohydrolase family protein, producing the protein MTAAQPTVVDRAAGCLLAGAMGDALGAPVEFSRLSEIHRAYGPEGIVELPKPALITDDTQLTLFTAEGYISAWVRGKHLQTWNPAHEVWLAYRRWLSTQQGKGPGENPAGLLAERRLYANRSPGLATLRALANEHPPTDDIQYETANGCGGVVRTAPAGFAPTGELAYRMGCQFAALTHGHPEGWAPAGSLALLVHLLAVRRRTLSEAVDQVTGRVLRDDPTTAGLLAAAARAAERDNEDARASREARAFGRPPHTGGPSADSIADLGAGWVAPETLAIAVYAALTHRKSAQFPDALRLAANHSGDSDSTAALTGNILGALHGTAVLPKPWLARLELADVIADIGYDLGATCAGEEFEEGRYLVA; encoded by the coding sequence GTGACAGCAGCACAGCCCACCGTGGTGGACCGTGCGGCAGGCTGTCTGCTGGCGGGCGCCATGGGCGATGCACTCGGTGCTCCGGTGGAGTTCTCCCGCCTCTCCGAGATCCATCGCGCCTACGGGCCGGAGGGCATCGTCGAGCTGCCCAAGCCCGCGCTCATCACCGACGACACCCAGCTCACCCTGTTCACGGCCGAGGGTTACATCAGCGCCTGGGTACGCGGCAAGCATCTCCAGACCTGGAACCCGGCACACGAGGTGTGGCTGGCGTATCGCCGTTGGCTGTCCACGCAGCAGGGCAAGGGCCCCGGCGAGAATCCCGCAGGCCTGCTGGCCGAGCGCAGGCTCTACGCCAACCGGTCCCCCGGCCTGGCGACCTTGCGTGCGCTGGCCAATGAACACCCGCCCACCGACGACATCCAGTACGAGACGGCCAACGGCTGCGGCGGTGTGGTGCGCACGGCGCCCGCAGGATTCGCCCCGACGGGTGAACTCGCCTACCGGATGGGCTGTCAGTTCGCCGCGTTGACGCACGGCCACCCCGAAGGCTGGGCGCCCGCAGGGTCGCTGGCACTGCTGGTGCACCTGCTGGCCGTCCGCCGCCGCACGCTCAGCGAGGCGGTGGATCAGGTGACCGGGCGGGTGCTGCGCGACGATCCGACCACCGCAGGCCTGCTGGCGGCCGCTGCCCGCGCAGCCGAACGGGACAACGAGGACGCAAGGGCGTCGAGGGAGGCGCGGGCCTTCGGCAGGCCGCCCCACACCGGCGGCCCGTCGGCCGACTCCATCGCCGACCTGGGTGCGGGCTGGGTTGCCCCGGAGACCCTCGCCATCGCGGTGTACGCGGCGCTGACGCATCGCAAGTCCGCGCAGTTCCCGGACGCGCTGCGGCTGGCGGCGAACCACTCCGGCGACAGCGACTCGACGGCGGCGCTGACGGGCAACATCCTCGGCGCGCTGCACGGCACCGCCGTGCTGCCCAAGCCGTGGCTGGCCCGGCTCGAACTCGCCGACGTGATCGCCGACATCGGCTACGACCTCGGTGCGACGTGTGCGGGCGAGGAGTTCGAGGAAGGCCGATACCTGGTGGCCTGA